In one window of Bizionia sp. M204 DNA:
- the clpP gene encoding ATP-dependent Clp endopeptidase proteolytic subunit ClpP has product MNYGKEFEKFAIKDQGISSTYYDKIISHMYPTNLTPNIIEERQMNIAIFDVFSRLMMDRIIFLGTAINDQVANIIQAQLLFLESTDSSKDIQIYINSPGGGVYAGLGIYDTMQFIKPDVATICTGMAASMGAVLLCAGEKGKRSGLTHSRVMIHQPLGGAQGQASDIEITAREILTLKEELYKIISKHSGQDYDKIYHDSDRDYWMKADKAKEYGMIDEVLVRS; this is encoded by the coding sequence ATGAATTACGGAAAAGAATTTGAAAAATTCGCTATAAAAGATCAAGGTATTAGTAGTACGTATTACGACAAAATTATTAGTCATATGTACCCAACAAACTTAACACCTAATATTATTGAAGAACGTCAAATGAATATCGCTATTTTTGATGTTTTTTCCCGATTAATGATGGATCGCATCATCTTTTTAGGAACCGCAATTAATGATCAAGTAGCCAATATTATTCAAGCACAATTATTGTTTTTAGAGAGTACTGACTCTTCTAAAGATATACAAATATACATCAATTCACCAGGTGGTGGTGTTTATGCTGGTTTAGGTATTTATGATACTATGCAATTTATTAAGCCAGATGTAGCCACAATTTGTACAGGAATGGCAGCTTCTATGGGAGCGGTTTTATTATGTGCTGGTGAAAAAGGAAAACGTAGTGGTTTAACCCATTCACGTGTCATGATTCACCAACCATTAGGTGGAGCGCAAGGTCAAGCAAGTGATATTGAAATTACAGCGCGTGAGATTTTAACCTTAAAAGAAGAACTATACAAAATTATTAGCAAGCATTCTGGTCAGGATTACGACAAGATTTATCATGATAGTGATCGTGATTACTGGATGAAAGCA